AAAAGAACATTGCTAACATCTTTAGAAATCATCCCGAGAACCACTGCAAAGTGATATCTAGTGTGATAGGTCAAtttgtaagttgtttttttttttttttttaatttcataagtcTCGGTGGTTACTTTATTTCTTAATGTTTCAAGATTTTAGTTACATTCtagtcagttaacatatagtgtaatattagtttcaagaatAGAATTAAGTGATTTTTCACTTCcatgtaacatccagtgctcatcccaagggccctccttaacatccattatccatttagcccatcccccacctaatTTCCCTCCagtagccctcagtttgttctctgtagttaacagTCTCTTTTATAgtttgccttctcttttttttttcttttttctatgttcatttgtttgtttcacttatttcacttcgGTATAAATTTGGGAATAGAATTTTTTGTCACAAGACATTTATATGTTTAGCATAGACAAGCATAGAGTTTTACAAAGTAAAATGCTAGTTCTCTTCTCTATTCTCAACATGTAAGAGCCATGATTGTTCCACATCTTCATCAATACTCAGCATTCCCACTGTTTACCCATTTTGCAATCCTATAGGTGAGCCATAATATACTACatttaagaattcatttttattccttGAATACCAAGAAAGTTGAATATCCACTCTAGAAATGTCTATGAAATTCTGAATTTTCATAAGTGTTCACTAAAATGTCTCAAATTTACAAGTACTTGGCCTTTGGAAATTTATATTACCTGGCTTTACGTTTAGGGAGAGGAAGTCAACAATTAATTGAATCCGTTAGTTCTATTTTTGGAATTCCATTTCTAGGGtttaaaagtttctattttttagttCAAACCCAGTAGATATAAAACAGTCAATATGTAGATCAAATCAATCTTTAGATGTTGCAAAATATGATTGTCACAAGATAGCAAGTCTGGTTAATCAgattacatattaaaatactCCAAGTTTAAACAACAATCCCCCTACACTCTATTTTTCTTggacttgtatttttaaaacatttttttcttccatgctgCTGCTCAAAAGTAACAGTTTCAAAAGTATATCTGTTCATTGAGAAAATATGGTACGGATGGAAATCttgttattaaaaagataaatttcttcacagtttttttttttttccccaagcatgATACCTAGTGACAAGTCATAGTCTTCCACACGTGCCcgctttaaaaaaacagagaaactgtTTCTTCCACTCTGAAATGTTTCTgcacaaaaatacttaaaaatagcaGCTACAAAATCTAAGAAATTCAATGGCTTTTAGCTTCTATAATTGTAATGGATAATTGAGTGTGATGGATAATGGTTCTTCCAACATAACAATATTTCCATGTTATTTCAACAAGCTGCCTTTTGCTTTAACCATTGGAAACTAGACTAAAGAAAGATGAAATAGAGCAATATCAAGAACACACACACGGATGCTCCTTACTTCTAGGGGAGTTAATATGTAGGTCTTTATTGATCTATTATTTTAGTATTCACAACCATTTTATGCACCTTCTTAAAAGttgttatatatataacacaataGAATGTATAATATGTGTATTCCAGCCACATGACTTACAATCATATAATTGCATTACTAACTTATAATAAATTCTCAAAAATGCTATCtggtgtttttaatttattatttatttgtttttccatttggtGTCCCAGCATATAGGCAGGTGCTTTGGAAAACGGGGATGAAATGTTCAATCCTTGACAAAGAATGCTCCTGGTCTCCTACTAGAAAAGGGATTTCATAAACAGAATGATATTAAAACAGTGCTTAAAGGAGATGTTTTACTGGCACTACAAAAATGGACATTCAATGAGGACTAAgaaggggcagagaagggaggaaattTCCCTGACGCTTTGATAGAGGAGTTCATACTTGATAATTATAGCACAATGATGTATTTTACCAGGACCTCTTCCACTACTCTTTATAACCTAACTATTttgacttcttttcttctttttttatccccCCTCCAGCTTTCTTAGAATAGAATTGAATATAGCATTGGGCCtttttaaggtgtacaatgtatGTTTTGATATCATATAATTTGTGAAATCGTCACTGCTGGTAAGGTTAATAAAAAATTCATCACCTCACGTAGTTACCAATTTTTTGTTGTGTTGAGAACATTTAAGAGCAaattcttagcaaatttcagttacatgatacagtatcattaactatagtcaccatgttgtacattacattccCAAAAATTATTCCTCTTTAAACAAAATGTTTGTATTATTTGACCAACAGCTTCCCATTTCCCCGACACCCCAAACCCCTGGTAATCTCCATTCCACTCTTTGCTTTTATGagttcaacttgtttagattctGCATGTAAATGAGATcgtacagcatttgtctttctctgacttacttcagtTAGCATAACATCCGTCGTCAAGGTCCACCAGGTTTTGGCAATCACACTTCTTTACTTCTAAAGAGTCATGACTTGTCCACCTGAAGATGTCTCTAACCATCAGATAGTCTGCCTGCTATCTTTACTTCTCCCAACTTGCATATTTTGAGATCTGAGACTCTGTATCTCGAGCCAGTGAACAACCACCACAATgcgtgtatgtttgtgtgtgtgtgatataaatatttaaaaccactttttaattttcagcttttTCAGGGCCTCTTTCACATCCTTGTTCCGCAGGCTATACACCAGTGGGTTTAGCATGGGAATCACAAGGGTGTAAAACAATGAGGTCATTTTATCTTGATCAAGGGAGTAGGAAGAACTCGGCCGGAAATACATGAAGAGCATGGTTCCTTGGAAAATTGCAACAGCAGTTAAGTGGGAGGTGCAGGTGGAGAAAGCTTTGAACCTCCCCTCAGCAGAGTGGATCTTCAAGACTGATAAGATTATATAACAATAAGAGACAAGCACTCCTGAAATGGTACTCAGTTCAATGAATCCAAAAACGGTGAATATCGCTAACTCATTGACCTGTGTATCTGAGCAAGACAGCAATAGGAGAGGAGGCACGTCACAGAAGAAATGATTAATCTCATTCGATCCACAGAAACATAAGCGGAATGTTAAAGTCGTGTGTAACAAGGCATCTGCTGTTCCCAGCATGTAAACCGCAGccatgagcagggagcacagTCTGTTGGACATGCTGGCTGTGTAGAGCAAGGGGTTGCTAATGGCCTTGTACCGATCAAAGGCCATCACTGCCAGCAGCAGACACTCAGAATCACCAAACATACAGAAGATCAAGAACTGCAGAGCGCAGCCAAAGAaagggattgatttttttttggctAAAAGGTCTACCAACATTTTGGGCCCAACTGCTGTGGTATAACAAAGGTCACAGAAGGAGAGATGGCTGAGGAAAAAGTACATAGGTGTGTGAAGCTGGAAATCCATTCTAATTAAAGTGATCATTCCAATATTTGCAAAAAGATTAATGAGATAAACAACAAGAAATGTTGTAAATAGGGTCACTTTCATCCCACGGTTATCGGTA
The genomic region above belongs to Neovison vison isolate M4711 chromosome 7, ASM_NN_V1, whole genome shotgun sequence and contains:
- the LOC122914412 gene encoding olfactory receptor 5W2-like, translated to MDEGNCSSLTEFIFLGITDNRGMKVTLFTTFLVVYLINLFANIGMITLIRMDFQLHTPMYFFLSHLSFCDLCYTTAVGPKMLVDLLAKKKSIPFFGCALQFLIFCMFGDSECLLLAVMAFDRYKAISNPLLYTASMSNRLCSLLMAAVYMLGTADALLHTTLTFRLCFCGSNEINHFFCDVPPLLLLSCSDTQVNELAIFTVFGFIELSTISGVLVSYCYIILSVLKIHSAEGRFKAFSTCTSHLTAVAIFQGTMLFMYFRPSSSYSLDQDKMTSLFYTLVIPMLNPLVYSLRNKDVKEALKKLKIKKWF